TAATCGGTCGGATTTTGGGCCGGATCATCCGTTACGGTGAGCATGTAGCGAGCCCGGATCAACATCATGCGACCATTAGAAACCACGAATTgtggaaataataaaaatggtAGCTTATATTTACGGTTTCGTGATTTAACTCGATAAAATGTTGCCATTGTGAGACACTGACTATTTCCAACAATTATGCACCATCCAATTGACATCCTAATGACTCGTGGTGAACCAGAAACCCAGCAAAATTAGGTTAACATATTGCCATCGGATCCCTTTCTAATGGTCCCAGatctgtggctgtggcttccGAAAACCACAATAAATTGGTCACCGACACCCCTGTCTGCCCGGTAGCACAGAGGGTGAGTTAATGTTTGCCAAAGAATTGTAAATAAGCGAATGCGCTTCACCAATGCGAAAAGCAATATGTCACGGAGTTCGTTTGTGTTCGGTTTCTACAGTCAGCACAAGTATTAATTCACACTCCCTCTCATTCCGCTCCATCAATTTTTGTGCTAATGCTGCGCGCATGATTATGAGCCGACGCTCTAATGgcgctgatgacgacgataatCCAAGCTAAAGCCCTCACTTGCTGGTGTTGGGGTCCCAATGCACAAACTGCTGTCGCCAAACCGGCGCAAAGAGTATCGTCCGAATGCACGTGCAGCGATGAACGGGTGGATTGCCCTTCGAGCAAAGGGACGACGGTACTTCATTGACAAAAGGATTATGGTCGGGAATAAACATATCTTTCGAGTTTCGTGCCAGTTTCGTGTGTAGTCGAGGGGCAAACATTCCATCTATTTACTCGCGAAGCATCTTTTCCTGTTCGCCAGAAGTAGAGGACACGAGAAAGTCCGATGGTTTATTGTTCATTCATCGTCGTAGTAGGCACATTCACACTCTGAAACCGGCCAGGGCCTGCAATTCGATTGTTTGCGCGAAGGCTTTCTCTCAACCATTTATCACTCATCCGGATTACACGGTGGAATCAAAAGCATCACAGGCATCGGCTCTTTTTTGCTGAGACGAGTGCAATCGATGACTCAGACTATCGCAGGTAAAGGTGTAAATTTATTCGTTGTCACACTGAAAAATGGATGTTAATCTCACCCAAGCCAAAGTGAAACCACGTGCCCGGGTAGTTTGAAATTCTCAAAAACGGCCAAAGAACCGGCGTCGAGCCCTATAATTATAAAAATTATAGCAAATCATCAAAACTGTTAGTCCTGTGAAAAAGAGTAGTATAACATATTCTCTGTCTTCTTTCTTCAGGCctttttgtttacatctaTGCCATAATTTGTGAGAAAGGATTCTTTGGAAAAGGTTCTACGGAAAAGGTTCTTTAGAAAAGGTTAGTTAACGCTTTAGTGAACAGGATGAGCCAACAACCCGCCGAAGAGAAGATGGATGTGGACAACGAGGGTgtatcggcggcggcgggtgCGGCAGCGGCCAGCACCTCGTccgcagcggccgcagcaccAACCGCCTCGACCTCGCAAGGTTCACCTTCGCCGGTACCGGCCGCTGGAACGAGCGGTCTGAGCGGAAAAGCTGCACCGGAAGGCAAAAATGTAATGGCCGGAAGTGCGACGGTTCCTTCCGTAACGTGCTCGCTGCATCCGCTCGTTATCATGAACATTTCCGACCACTGGACACGCACCAGGGCGCAGAAAGGCAGTAAGCCGCTGGCGTTCGGGGCGCTTATCGGGAAGCAGAAAGGCCGGAACATCGAGGTAATGAACTCCTTCGAGCTTAAGTACGATATACTCAACGACGACGTGGTCATCATGATGGATTACTACCACGTGAAGGAAGAACAATGTAAGTCCAATGCTGGTTGCCGGGTACCGAAAGTTCTCTCAAATTTTGCTTACTCTCCTTCCACAGATAAGCAAGTGTTTAGTGATTTGGATTTTCTAGGCTGGTACACGACGGACGGTATTCCGACGGAGAAGCACATCAACATCCACAGACAGATCTGTGAAATCAACGAATGTCCCATAATGCTCTTGCTAGACCCACTCAGTCGGAACATGAACGTAAGGGACTCCTCGAGAGGCAGGGCAGCCTACGCCAGCCGAACTTATCATAATGCCTCTACTATCATTCCCGTTTCGTTGCAGCAACTACCTATTTCCGTTTACGAGTCTGTGATCGACATAGTGCAGGGCGATGCCATGATGCTGTTCGTGCCACTCAGCTACACGTTGGCCACCGAGGAAGCGGAGCGGATCGGAGTCGATCATGTCGCGCGCATGTCGACCAACGAATCGGACGAAAACTCCACCGTTGTCGAGCATCTGCTGGCACAGTACAGTGCGATCAAGATGCTAAACTCTCGCGTGAAGATCGTTCTTGCCTACATCAAAGCGGTCGAGAGTGGGCAGCTCGAGCCAAATCAGGAGATACTGCGCATGGCCTACTCGCTGAGTCGTCGTTTACCCGTGGTACAGAATCCCGCGTTCAAGGAAGAGTTTTATACGGTAGGCGATGCAACGTCTTGTCAACTTATGGCGCTTATGATTAACCGGATTTTCGACCCTTTTTATTCTACAGCAATCTAACGATGTGGGACTGATAACTTACCTCGGCGCGTT
The sequence above is a segment of the Anopheles darlingi chromosome 2, idAnoDarlMG_H_01, whole genome shotgun sequence genome. Coding sequences within it:
- the LOC125950318 gene encoding COP9 signalosome complex subunit 6 — protein: MSQQPAEEKMDVDNEGVSAAAGAAAASTSSAAAAAPTASTSQGSPSPVPAAGTSGLSGKAAPEGKNVMAGSATVPSVTCSLHPLVIMNISDHWTRTRAQKGSKPLAFGALIGKQKGRNIEVMNSFELKYDILNDDVVIMMDYYHVKEEQYKQVFSDLDFLGWYTTDGIPTEKHINIHRQICEINECPIMLLLDPLSRNMNQLPISVYESVIDIVQGDAMMLFVPLSYTLATEEAERIGVDHVARMSTNESDENSTVVEHLLAQYSAIKMLNSRVKIVLAYIKAVESGQLEPNQEILRMAYSLSRRLPVVQNPAFKEEFYTQSNDVGLITYLGALTKVSNDMNQLVNKFNVLYDRQGMGRRLRGIFF